A segment of the Sander lucioperca isolate FBNREF2018 chromosome 7, SLUC_FBN_1.2, whole genome shotgun sequence genome:
CTTGCAGTAAACCCCTGTCCCTGAAGGCTGTAATTGGAATTTGATCTATAAGGAATGCATAGTCATTCATTTCTTTGCACAGATAGTTATACCCTTCTGTATGTCTCACAAAATGTTATTGTGTTTCTTTTGGAGGCTAAAAATGTTCCTGTTCATTTGGTAAAATCCTCCCAGTGGACTACACTGAAATCCCTTGGCGAGTACATTACTGCAGCTGTGTTCAGCTCAAAACACAGCTAAAAGCCAAAGTTCAAATAGGGAGCAGGGACTACATACTATCGCTACAAGTGACTTGATTTGACATTATGTTCCTTCAAAATCACCCAACTACGTTGAACAGGCATTGAACATGGTCAGAAGAGTACTTctgttttattaatattttattattatctgtTTTATCATTACTATTGTTGTGGACTCACACTAAAGACGGCATGTCAGAAATGCACATGGACTTGGCTCAAAGTTTGCCCTCTATTTGGAACAACGTAAAGAAGTTTGCCACTCTTTCCCAGAGAGTCAGCTTGATGCCAAACATATTTTAATACTGATAAGTGGTGATAACAAGATACCCAATTTGATCGGAATGCAGCCCGagataaacaacaaaaacatttcaacacACCAGAAACACAAATAAGAATCCAAACTGTCAGGTAAGAATCCGGTTTCTTTGTTCTTGTAGAGTTTCAGGGTATGACCGCAGATCTAGGACATAACATACCACTGATGGCATTCATATTTTCTTTGGAAAAGCACTAATTACAGTTTTAAATGATCTGTTACTAACCTGCATACTTTTAGAGGAAATAAAACCTATTCCAAGTATATAAACATTGCTGTTCATTTGTAAGTGAGTAAAGTGTAGTCCAACTCATTACAGGAAAATGTGTATTTGAAGACAATGTCAGTCTATGATCTGTTTTTCAGTGATGCATTAACTCAGTGTATAATAGCCACACAGGCTGAAATATCTCAGCATCTattgattgccatgacattttgtgcAGACATTCAAGATCCCTTGAAGATGAATCCAAATGACTTTTGtactagcgccaccatgaggttcacTTTTGTGGTtatgagtgaaatgtctcaacaactattggaacAATGACATTTGGAACAGACAATCATCTTCCTTTCAGGGTATATATTGTAATAACTTTTCAGCTAGTGATATTATCTGGTCCAATTCATTGGTTTGTGACccaatacctgcaaaactaataacATCAGCCTTAGgtgcactttgtgtttagtgcttatAAGAATGTTAGAATATGCtaaagatggtgaacatggtaagcattatacctgctaaaaaacacaaagttagccttgtcattgtgagcatgctagcttagcatttagctcaaagcaccgcttCAAAGCTGCTAGCATGGTTGTAGACTAATAGTCTCGGTTTCAATGTACCTGGTGGATATGAAATTgcagaaattaaaataattaaatctaTTCCTACTGTTATTCACTCAGCTACTATTAGTTATGTGACCACTActagtaataaaaagccattgaaCACATTCAATTATTTGTCTTTAGTAGGCCTAAATTTATTCATGCCAGActtaaaatacacacagaacactGATAGGTTTCATTTAAACCTCAAAAATGCATTACTGCTGTGCAGAACTGATCAGTGTGAGCAATGGTCCGCAGCCTGTTGTCGACGCTAAGTTTTATGTACAGTAAAGCATAAAGAAAATGGGTTTATACTCTCACAACAGAGAGTTAACATCCTCCCATAGGGTATACACAGCATTTATTCTGATATGTGTCATATATACTTGTAATGCCCATTATAATTCATTGTTGTATGTATTTTCTTCATCTACTGCTTCTATTTAAACCATTAGTAATTGTGCAGGTCTTGCTAATATAATCAAATTGTGGTATGAGGTAGCAAAAAGGGAGAGTTATTATTTTGTGAGTGTCATGTCAGCACCTTGTACACCCATGAACCTCTGAAGTCCATGGTAAACAATACCACAACTAAAACAGATTTTTACAGTTTAATTTAACCtattctgttgttgtttttgttgttctggCTGCCTCTCTCTTTGACAGTAGAGCCAAACCACTGATATCAAGTAGAGCCCAAAACAGGCAAGAAAATCATAACGGTAGGCCACAGCTAAAAATACCACTAACAAGGTGGCGTATAACAATGTTCTTGAGATATTGCTGCAGGAAAAAGTCTCTTTCCACCATGAAACATTTCTGTTAATGCTTTCCTGTCCACTTGATGCTGGCAGAGCTGCAGCTGTGTGTTGGATGTCTGCAGTCTCTGTGTCCTCATGACTGTCCTTCAGACAGCTCAGGTGCTGTTCTTCATCCAAAGATTCACTGATGGATGGCATGGCTGTGGACAGCAGTTTGCTTCTGCTTACAGAGGGCCTTTTGCCCGCACTAAAACCTGTATCTTTGTCCCAGTCTTTCTGGGCCTGTGCCCCAGTGTGAACGGCCCTCAGACAGCGCATGTACAACTCCACCTCGTCGTCTGAGTCGGACTCTGCTGAAGCGCTGTCGTGAGTCGTTGGGTCGCTTTTAGGTTCATCTGTAAAAATGCACGAACCGCCCTCTGCAGCGACAAATTCGTTTTCATCTCTCGTAGCTTTTGATAGGTCACGTGTAACATTCTCGTTGCTTTGGAAATCTTCCTCCTTGTAAAGATGCATTTCAGTTGGGATGTGTCCATCATTTTCTTTGTCTATTACTCTCTTGTCCTGCACATTGTTCACCAGAGCAGATAAACCATCCTCAACCTTGTTTTGCGTATTGTCTAACCTCTCTTCAAAACACCCCACTTCATTTCCCCTGTCGATTATCATGGTCTCTGACTCTGCATCTATAATCTCTGACTCTCCTGTTTCAGCAACTAGAATTTCCTCCTTGTAATCTGGATTCTCTTCTTCTACGTTTTGCTCCCTTGGTTTTACCTTATCCTCCCACTCCACACTTGCTTCATCGTCATTAGTCAAGTCTATTTCcatttcttcctcctcctttatcTTCTCTTCATCTTGGACATTTGTCTTTTCAATATTGACCTCTTGTATATCTGtaaagtgtttttctttctctaacTCTGTCTCCTCTtgttcctctcttttctctacTTCAATCTCCTCAGCTAGTTCTTCCTCTCCAGCTGTCTTTGTGGCTTGAACATAGTCTAAATCTTTCATGTCTTCCCTGTCTTTTCCAGCCACAATCTCCCCAATGTCCTCCTCTCCAATCTTTTGCTCTCCCTCTAAAACACCTGCATCCTCAGCCTTGTTCTCTTTTAAACTAGTTTTTAAACTTACTGCCTCACTTTCCTCTTCTTCTGTTAATatgtttttctcctcttcttcaaCCATCATTTCCCAGTTTACCTCAGTAGTGTCTGCAAAACACAAATTCTCCTGTATTGCGACAGCAGCTTCCATTTCAAGATGCtctattttttgtgtgtcttcATCTTTGAGCTCCAAGAACGTGTCACCGTGTATGTGATTACTCATCGTTGCTTTTGTCGTTGACTCAGCTACCTCACCAATGACCTTCATTTCAGCAGAGTGTTTTGTTTCATCTTTATGCAAGTTGTTCACCAGTTTCTTTCCTTCTTCCACATTATTAGTTTCCAAAGATATCTGAGTTGTTGTGACGTTCCTTTCCTCCACAGTCTCAAAACTAGAAACGTAGCTATTGTCAGTTCCTTTCGTAGCTGAATTATTGATGTGGTCGGTATTCAAATCACGGAAAGCTTTATCCTCCTCTGTAATGGCATTGGTTGATGATATAGTTGCTGTTTTGCCAACGTCATCACAGTTGTTTGATTCATGTACACACTTACAGTCGGTTGCCTCACTGCGGCTGGTCTGTTGGTCGGTCTCGTCATCACTAACATGCTCTGATACACTCTGAGAAGGTTGAAGTGTCATAAATGAGGTTTCTAGACTGGTCATGACTTCTTGTGTTTCACTTTGTGCAAGGGTTTCATCTagattagttttagtttgtgtacATGTATGCTCTGGCAGGTCACGAGTGAGATTGTCTTCCTGTGCTTCTCTCTGGAGATGTAAATTCTCAGTGGGTATATGTGGATTCAACAAATGtctatttaaaatgtttacagcAGGTGCATGTATGACTGTGTCTCCTGAAATAGTTTTTGGAACCGCCAATGTATTAGTGTGTCTCTGGTCTGAATGTATAATATCATCTGGATCCTGCAGTGTTTCTGCATGGTGCAGAATGTTGTTTGCTGTCACACTGAAacttgtttcttcttcttcaatgGTAGTGCTATTTGTGGCGGCATCTAAGCATTCTTTGTTTGATTCCTGGGTCTCAGTCACATTTCCCTGAACGTCGTCATCATTAGTGTCTGTACGAACAGTGCAGCTAGTAAGTGCGCTTTCAACGTGACTGTATCTTTGAGTTAAGTTTCCAACATTCAGTGTAGCTTGTACTGGATTTGTCCGATCACTTTCACTTCCCAACCTGCCAAACACCTGATGATACAGCGGAGCCACCACGGTTCCAAATGTGAAGCTGTTGGTCTGGCTAACGAGGCTTTCACTGTTCACTACTGAAATAACTCTGTCAGCTGGTTCAGCTGCAATGTCGCATTCCTCAGCATTTGAGACGGACTTGTTGATATTTTGGCATTCTGCGGGAGCAAGCTCATCATTTGATGGGTTGTCTAGAATATCTCTAGCACTCTCACCTCCTGATAATGTGGCTGAGTCAGCCAAATTGATGCTCTCAGATTCCTCTGTCTCGTTATTAGACGTGTAGTTGTGTGCTGGTGACGTATCATGTTGAACATCAAGGAGAGGTTCGCTGCATGTTTCCAGAGATTCAGAAACAAAGTGAGAACCTTCTGATTTACTGCTCCCTTCAGGAATTGATCGTACATCTGAGTGCTTTTCCTCCGGGGTTTCTTCTTGAGCTGCCTGTTTTGCTTCTGGAGGTAATTCATCTCTTTCAGTGTCATCTGCTCCACCATTTGTCTGAGAAAAGTAGTCCCTCACCCGAGCCATCCGTGCAGCCTTTCTGCAACGTCTTCGGCTGCAGTTCAGTCTGTTCTCGGTCTGTCCATCAACAACAGGGAAAGATTAATTTTAGTCTGCTCACACAGTAGTTATGCTGTTTTACAAAAAGGGAGTGGggtaacatttaaacacacacacacacacacacacacacacacacacacacacacacacacacacacacacacacacacacttcagattAAAGTATATCCTTCactgcatttttgtttaattaaatatacaaagacaaacaatagtCTTAAAATAGCAAGCATGACAACATATGAGACACTGAGGAATTGCAAACAGCATGTACTGAGTGTCCTTTAGGTGCACAGT
Coding sequences within it:
- the ppp1r3ab gene encoding protein phosphatase 1 regulatory subunit 3A isoform X2 — encoded protein: MSSVTRFHLLSQSMFNVSCQKQMHCSSLPTDSPTGSPMEFVGQARPSGACNLLEVPGLTSSDLDDDEYEVVNSIRPKSSPRPRRKSSDSDEDSEPEPPLSGSRRVSFADAKGLSLVHIKEFDTWDVPKLPLCDSSEGEGRDAEEYFLSPLTFSLPLSNKELFVKVQEQKLELEAIELLPGTTILKGVIRVLNISFNKAVYIRTTLDSWSSHFDLLAEYMPGSSDSLMDGFSFKLTLVPPFGEQGARVDFCLRYETPVGTFWANNNNRNYVLFCHQRVKERKEKPQKENVNKKGCLKTFSQNFSTVENMSATEDSSQKNISLGVSQHGEEADTMKAKQISDGQSGTSEEDQKKLLTENRLNCSRRRCRKAARMARVRDYFSQTNGGADDTERDELPPEAKQAAQEETPEEKHSDVRSIPEGSSKSEGSHFVSESLETCSEPLLDVQHDTSPAHNYTSNNETEESESINLADSATLSGGESARDILDNPSNDELAPAECQNINKSVSNAEECDIAAEPADRVISVVNSESLVSQTNSFTFGTVVAPLYHQVFGRLGSESDRTNPVQATLNVGNLTQRYSHVESALTSCTVRTDTNDDDVQGNVTETQESNKECLDAATNSTTIEEEETSFSVTANNILHHAETLQDPDDIIHSDQRHTNTLAVPKTISGDTVIHAPAVNILNRHLLNPHIPTENLHLQREAQEDNLTRDLPEHTCTQTKTNLDETLAQSETQEVMTSLETSFMTLQPSQSVSEHVSDDETDQQTSRSEATDCKCVHESNNCDDVGKTATISSTNAITEEDKAFRDLNTDHINNSATKGTDNSYVSSFETVEERNVTTTQISLETNNVEEGKKLVNNLHKDETKHSAEMKVIGEVAESTTKATMSNHIHGDTFLELKDEDTQKIEHLEMEAAVAIQENLCFADTTEVNWEMMVEEEEKNILTEEEESEAVSLKTSLKENKAEDAGVLEGEQKIGEEDIGEIVAGKDREDMKDLDYVQATKTAGEEELAEEIEVEKREEQEETELEKEKHFTDIQEVNIEKTNVQDEEKIKEEEEMEIDLTNDDEASVEWEDKVKPREQNVEEENPDYKEEILVAETGESEIIDAESETMIIDRGNEVGCFEERLDNTQNKVEDGLSALVNNVQDKRVIDKENDGHIPTEMHLYKEEDFQSNENVTRDLSKATRDENEFVAAEGGSCIFTDEPKSDPTTHDSASAESDSDDEVELYMRCLRAVHTGAQAQKDWDKDTGFSAGKRPSVSRSKLLSTAMPSISESLDEEQHLSCLKDSHEDTETADIQHTAAALPASSGQESINRNVSWWKETFSCSNISRTLLYATLLVVFLAVAYRYDFLACFGLYLISVVWLYCQRERQPEQQKQQQNRLN
- the ppp1r3ab gene encoding protein phosphatase 1 regulatory subunit 3A isoform X3 translates to MEFVGQARPSGACNLLEVPGLTSSDLDDDEYEVVNSIRPKSSPRPRRKSSDSDEDSEPEPPLSGSRRVSFADAKGLSLVHIKEFDTWDVPKLPLCDSSEGEGRDAEEYFLSPLTFSLPLSNKELFVKVQEQKLELEAIELLPGTTILKGVIRVLNISFNKAVYIRTTLDSWSSHFDLLAEYMPGSSDSLMDGFSFKLTLVPPFGEQGARVDFCLRYETPVGTFWANNNNRNYVLFCHQRVKERKEKPQKENVNKKGCLKTFSQNFSTVENMSATEDSSQKNISPGVSQHGEEADTMKAKQISDGQSGTSEEDQKKLLTENRLNCSRRRCRKAARMARVRDYFSQTNGGADDTERDELPPEAKQAAQEETPEEKHSDVRSIPEGSSKSEGSHFVSESLETCSEPLLDVQHDTSPAHNYTSNNETEESESINLADSATLSGGESARDILDNPSNDELAPAECQNINKSVSNAEECDIAAEPADRVISVVNSESLVSQTNSFTFGTVVAPLYHQVFGRLGSESDRTNPVQATLNVGNLTQRYSHVESALTSCTVRTDTNDDDVQGNVTETQESNKECLDAATNSTTIEEEETSFSVTANNILHHAETLQDPDDIIHSDQRHTNTLAVPKTISGDTVIHAPAVNILNRHLLNPHIPTENLHLQREAQEDNLTRDLPEHTCTQTKTNLDETLAQSETQEVMTSLETSFMTLQPSQSVSEHVSDDETDQQTSRSEATDCKCVHESNNCDDVGKTATISSTNAITEEDKAFRDLNTDHINNSATKGTDNSYVSSFETVEERNVTTTQISLETNNVEEGKKLVNNLHKDETKHSAEMKVIGEVAESTTKATMSNHIHGDTFLELKDEDTQKIEHLEMEAAVAIQENLCFADTTEVNWEMMVEEEEKNILTEEEESEAVSLKTSLKENKAEDAGVLEGEQKIGEEDIGEIVAGKDREDMKDLDYVQATKTAGEEELAEEIEVEKREEQEETELEKEKHFTDIQEVNIEKTNVQDEEKIKEEEEMEIDLTNDDEASVEWEDKVKPREQNVEEENPDYKEEILVAETGESEIIDAESETMIIDRGNEVGCFEERLDNTQNKVEDGLSALVNNVQDKRVIDKENDGHIPTEMHLYKEEDFQSNENVTRDLSKATRDENEFVAAEGGSCIFTDEPKSDPTTHDSASAESDSDDEVELYMRCLRAVHTGAQAQKDWDKDTGFSAGKRPSVSRSKLLSTAMPSISESLDEEQHLSCLKDSHEDTETADIQHTAAALPASSGQESINRNVSWWKETFSCSNISRTLLYATLLVVFLAVAYRYDFLACFGLYLISVVWLYCQRERQPEQQKQQQNRLN
- the ppp1r3ab gene encoding protein phosphatase 1 regulatory subunit 3A isoform X1, which produces MSSVTRFHLLSQSMFNVSCQKQMHCSSLPTDSPTGSPMEFVGQARPSGACNLLEVPGLTSSDLDDDEYEVVNSIRPKSSPRPRRKSSDSDEDSEPEPPLSGSRRVSFADAKGLSLVHIKEFDTWDVPKLPLCDSSEGEGRDAEEYFLSPLTFSLPLSNKELFVKVQEQKLELEAIELLPGTTILKGVIRVLNISFNKAVYIRTTLDSWSSHFDLLAEYMPGSSDSLMDGFSFKLTLVPPFGEQGARVDFCLRYETPVGTFWANNNNRNYVLFCHQRVKERKEKPQKENVNKKGCLKTFSQNFSTVENMSATEDSSQKNISPGVSQHGEEADTMKAKQISDGQSGTSEEDQKKLLTENRLNCSRRRCRKAARMARVRDYFSQTNGGADDTERDELPPEAKQAAQEETPEEKHSDVRSIPEGSSKSEGSHFVSESLETCSEPLLDVQHDTSPAHNYTSNNETEESESINLADSATLSGGESARDILDNPSNDELAPAECQNINKSVSNAEECDIAAEPADRVISVVNSESLVSQTNSFTFGTVVAPLYHQVFGRLGSESDRTNPVQATLNVGNLTQRYSHVESALTSCTVRTDTNDDDVQGNVTETQESNKECLDAATNSTTIEEEETSFSVTANNILHHAETLQDPDDIIHSDQRHTNTLAVPKTISGDTVIHAPAVNILNRHLLNPHIPTENLHLQREAQEDNLTRDLPEHTCTQTKTNLDETLAQSETQEVMTSLETSFMTLQPSQSVSEHVSDDETDQQTSRSEATDCKCVHESNNCDDVGKTATISSTNAITEEDKAFRDLNTDHINNSATKGTDNSYVSSFETVEERNVTTTQISLETNNVEEGKKLVNNLHKDETKHSAEMKVIGEVAESTTKATMSNHIHGDTFLELKDEDTQKIEHLEMEAAVAIQENLCFADTTEVNWEMMVEEEEKNILTEEEESEAVSLKTSLKENKAEDAGVLEGEQKIGEEDIGEIVAGKDREDMKDLDYVQATKTAGEEELAEEIEVEKREEQEETELEKEKHFTDIQEVNIEKTNVQDEEKIKEEEEMEIDLTNDDEASVEWEDKVKPREQNVEEENPDYKEEILVAETGESEIIDAESETMIIDRGNEVGCFEERLDNTQNKVEDGLSALVNNVQDKRVIDKENDGHIPTEMHLYKEEDFQSNENVTRDLSKATRDENEFVAAEGGSCIFTDEPKSDPTTHDSASAESDSDDEVELYMRCLRAVHTGAQAQKDWDKDTGFSAGKRPSVSRSKLLSTAMPSISESLDEEQHLSCLKDSHEDTETADIQHTAAALPASSGQESINRNVSWWKETFSCSNISRTLLYATLLVVFLAVAYRYDFLACFGLYLISVVWLYCQRERQPEQQKQQQNRLN